ATTTCCAGCAATCCTACGTGGAATTCTGTTGAAATGTAGCTCTCCACCACCTCCAATCGATCCGTACAATGTCGACTACACACAGAGTCTGTGTTTCCTGTGTCTAAAAAAACCACTCGAACGGAAGCGTTTATACCATATGTTCCTGTCGACGCCTACGGCCCTAGGGAAGGACTACAATCAAGTGAATTCCATGTACAGTAATAGAGCAGACTTCAAAATTGTAAACCAAATAACCGTGAACACATTCTGTGCACGATCACTGTACCGCAGAGTTCAAAAACACTTTTCCGATGCTGTGTGGAACAAGAAAGGGAATGTTTTTGAGATGGAAATGATTGCAGACACAGACGTCTGGGCGATTTCACATGATGTGTATGAGATGCACAAtaaggaaatggaaaaactaGTTAATTACATAAAGTACTTGAGAATTACAAAGAACTGAACCAAAActgatttacatttttattaaaactCTTCTTTAAACATAGCAACTAACTATGTTGGACGGCATCGATTTACTACCCAATAAATGGTGCCGTATGGATGTTGTGATGGAGACAATCTTTGTCGTTCATATTAGTGAGATTGAGCATGGTCTTCTGGACTAAACTAGAGGGTGCTATCGACATGCGTCTTCGACACATCACTGAGCactcgtttattttttttggagaTGATCACCGGGATGATCTCCCAAGCCACCCATCAGTAGTGCGGACTCTACAACTTCGTATTCCGTGCTTGCGTCTTTCGGTAATTGTGTTAAACTGTTGAAAGCCACTGAATAGCCTAAAGCTCTATCAGTAAAAAAAGGCCACAAGAGGAATTTTGAAGAATTCAAAGTATTAAGGAAAATTCTTAAGGCCTttgtttatttacatttttcaatATCCGTACACACTAAAGTAAAAACCTCGCGGTCAATGTAAACtgttttaatgtttaatgcaGAATAAAATAACTTATATATATGTGTTTTGAAGTCGAATTAGCGCACAGGTGTTCTTTGTTAGTCTTCAAAGTTGCTGCCAGATCGATTTGCACAACCACAAAGAATAAACGCCATTTAACTGATCGATCAAATTATTATCTCTAGCTATTCAAAATGAGCAAAATATATCATACCCTTGGAAgaaggatattatagaattgaggaCTTGCTTGTCATTTCAACAGGTCATTCTGAGAAAACGTCATTATTAATGTATCAAATCAGCTTGGAAAGCAAAATTTTAACATGAATTAAaggaaatagggtatacaattGCCCCACTTCATAAATATGTAGTTGATATGTAACCaatgtgtagttaccatgtagcTAACATGtacaaaatgtaaatttttcattaccttttttgtttaaaccttattCTATAAACAATCCAACCGACATGAGTTCTTTTAAATAGCCAGTCTTGTACAAAAGTATTTCGTCAATCAGATAAAATTATTTGTTCAGAGCTGAAAGTCTAGCCAGTAATATCaaatcgaatatcaaaatcgggGAATATGGTTTCCAGCCCtcgacggagaacgattaac
The sequence above is a segment of the Drosophila pseudoobscura strain MV-25-SWS-2005 chromosome X, UCI_Dpse_MV25, whole genome shotgun sequence genome. Coding sequences within it:
- the LOC117184869 gene encoding uncharacterized protein; the protein is MEFETNNSASSTTIDKIEPSQAPVLNISGRREDTPRIWEIKKTADATDRRQAHPKINAMTFPAILRGILLKCSSPPPPIDPYNVDYTQSLCFLCLKKPLERKRLYHMFLSTPTALGKDYNQVNSMYSNRADFKIVNQITVNTFCARSLYRRVQKHFSDAVWNKKGNVFEMEMIADTDVWAISHDVYEMHNKEMEKLVNYINN